One region of Jatrophihabitans cynanchi genomic DNA includes:
- the cysT gene encoding sulfate ABC transporter permease subunit CysT has product MLWLSLLVLIPLAAVLAKAGSDGWWGFWSAVSTPAARDALRLTVTSSLLVAAVNAVLGTVIAWVLVRDEFAGKRLVEIVIDLPFALPTIVAGLVLITLYGASSPVGIDLLGTQRAIVFALLFVTLPFVVRTVQPVLMGVDLEAEAAAASLAAGRFTTFRRIVLPVITPAVVSGTALAFARAMGEYGSVLLISGGLNRTRVSSMYVFQQIQNFDFVGAAATATVLLLVSLVVLAALDLLQRRAVRDG; this is encoded by the coding sequence GTGCTCTGGCTGAGCCTGCTGGTGCTGATCCCGCTCGCCGCGGTGCTCGCCAAGGCCGGCAGCGATGGCTGGTGGGGCTTCTGGAGCGCCGTCTCGACTCCGGCGGCCCGCGACGCCCTGCGGCTCACCGTGACCAGTTCGCTGCTGGTCGCCGCGGTGAATGCCGTGCTGGGAACGGTGATCGCCTGGGTGCTCGTACGGGACGAGTTCGCGGGAAAGCGGCTTGTCGAGATCGTTATCGACCTGCCGTTCGCGTTGCCCACCATCGTCGCCGGCCTGGTGCTGATCACCCTCTACGGCGCAAGCAGCCCGGTGGGCATCGACCTGCTGGGCACCCAGCGCGCGATCGTGTTCGCCCTGCTGTTCGTGACCCTGCCCTTCGTGGTCCGCACCGTGCAGCCGGTGCTGATGGGTGTGGACCTCGAGGCCGAAGCGGCAGCCGCGTCGCTCGCCGCCGGCCGGTTCACCACGTTCCGCCGGATCGTGCTGCCGGTGATCACCCCCGCCGTCGTTTCCGGGACAGCGCTGGCGTTCGCCCGCGCGATGGGGGAGTACGGGTCGGTGCTGCTCATCTCGGGCGGGCTGAACCGCACGCGCGTGTCGTCGATGTACGTGTTCCAGCAGATCCAGAACTTCGACTTCGTCGGTGCCGCTGCGACCGCGACCGTGCTGCTGCTGGTCAGCCTGGTGGTGCTCGCGGCGCTCGACCTGCTGCAGCGGCGGGCGGTGCGCGATGGCTGA
- a CDS encoding sulfate ABC transporter permease subunit encodes MAERSQTAAAPRRSRYALRALALGYVAILVALPVAVVLWRAFDEGVGQFCAAISSEQAVQAFRLTGLVAGVAVVINVLFGVGVALLLTRYRFAGKRLLNVVIDLPISVSPIVVGLALVLVYGPRNGWLGRPLADSGIEVIYAVPGMILATVFVSLPLVLREIVPVLQDEGMDAEHAARVLGASAVQRFVRITLPTIRWALAYGIVLSLARSIGEFGAVQVVSGNVSGAGQTQTATLLVNERVQQLVPGAYQVSVVLIAVAVVAIVAVSLLRPKELP; translated from the coding sequence ATGGCTGAACGCAGCCAAACGGCGGCGGCGCCGCGCCGGTCGCGCTATGCCCTGCGCGCGCTGGCCCTGGGGTACGTCGCGATCCTGGTGGCACTGCCCGTCGCGGTAGTGCTGTGGCGCGCCTTCGATGAGGGGGTCGGTCAGTTCTGCGCGGCGATCAGTTCGGAACAGGCCGTCCAGGCGTTCCGGCTCACCGGCCTCGTCGCGGGCGTCGCGGTCGTGATCAACGTGCTCTTCGGGGTCGGTGTCGCGCTGCTGTTGACGCGATACCGGTTCGCCGGCAAGCGGCTGCTGAACGTCGTGATCGACCTGCCGATCTCGGTGTCGCCGATCGTTGTCGGGCTCGCGCTCGTGCTGGTGTACGGCCCGCGCAACGGCTGGCTGGGCAGGCCACTCGCCGACAGCGGGATCGAGGTGATCTACGCCGTCCCCGGGATGATCCTCGCGACCGTGTTCGTCTCGCTGCCGCTGGTGCTCCGCGAGATCGTCCCGGTCCTGCAGGACGAAGGCATGGACGCCGAGCATGCCGCGCGGGTGCTCGGCGCCTCGGCCGTGCAGCGATTCGTACGCATCACCCTGCCCACGATCAGGTGGGCGCTGGCTTACGGGATCGTGCTGAGCCTGGCCCGCTCGATCGGCGAGTTCGGCGCGGTACAGGTGGTGTCCGGGAACGTCAGCGGCGCCGGGCAGACCCAAACCGCGACGCTGCTGGTGAACGAGCGCGTACAGCAGCTCGTCCCGGGCGCCTACCAGGTGTCCGTCGTCCTCATCGCCGTCGCGGTCGTGGCCATCGTCGCCGTCTCGCTGCTGCGTCCCAAGGAGCTCCCGTGA
- a CDS encoding DUF2461 domain-containing protein, protein MTFTGIPVTALDFYEDLEADNTKAFWTAHKGVYDESVRGPLEALVAALAPEFGSAKLFRPYRDVRFSKDKTPYKTHQGAWFGESSRYLHVSAAGLFVAGGYWDTSSAQVERLRRAVGDDVAGPALERALAQTRRARLTLGGSTITRVPSGYPKDHPRADLLRYKSLTLGREFGCPAWLATSRAQTEIAKAWRAMAPVVEWLDTHVGRD, encoded by the coding sequence ATGACCTTCACCGGCATCCCCGTCACGGCGCTGGACTTCTACGAGGACCTCGAGGCGGACAACACCAAGGCGTTCTGGACCGCGCACAAGGGCGTCTACGACGAGTCGGTGCGCGGCCCGCTCGAGGCACTCGTCGCCGCGCTGGCCCCCGAGTTCGGCTCGGCCAAACTGTTCCGCCCCTACCGGGACGTCCGGTTCAGCAAGGACAAGACGCCGTACAAGACGCACCAGGGCGCCTGGTTCGGCGAGTCCTCGCGCTACCTGCACGTCTCGGCCGCCGGGCTGTTCGTGGCAGGCGGGTACTGGGACACCTCGTCGGCGCAGGTCGAGCGACTGCGTCGCGCCGTCGGCGACGACGTGGCCGGCCCGGCGCTGGAGCGTGCCCTGGCGCAGACCCGGCGTGCCCGGCTCACGCTCGGCGGCTCGACGATCACCCGGGTGCCCAGCGGCTACCCGAAGGACCACCCGCGAGCCGACCTGCTGCGCTACAAGTCGCTGACGCTGGGGCGCGAGTTCGGTTGCCCGGCGTGGCTGGCGACCTCACGCGCGCAGACCGAGATCGCCAAGGCGTGGCGCGCGATGGCCCCGGTCGTCGAGTGGCTGGACACGCACGTCGGTCGCGACTGA
- a CDS encoding DedA family protein: MFEHLVESVGNAVGAWLYVIAGALCFAEAAILVGMVLPGETALLVAGVFCAHHKLNLWVMIVVAVLCAVAGDSVGFEFGKKFGPPLRASRLGHWVGEHRWAMVDGFLVRHGGKAVLLGRLTALFRALVPSMAGMSSMRYRTFVVWNVAGGLIWAPGCVLLGFAFSKSLSTVGRTLTWAPLAIVALVVLGYVALHLRKRRIERAEADAFAESDAASPRP, translated from the coding sequence GTGTTCGAACACCTCGTCGAGTCGGTCGGCAACGCGGTCGGCGCGTGGCTCTACGTGATCGCCGGGGCGCTCTGCTTCGCCGAGGCGGCAATCCTCGTGGGCATGGTGCTGCCGGGCGAAACCGCACTGCTGGTAGCCGGCGTCTTCTGCGCGCACCACAAGCTCAACTTGTGGGTGATGATCGTCGTCGCCGTGCTGTGCGCCGTGGCCGGCGACTCGGTGGGCTTCGAGTTCGGCAAGAAGTTCGGCCCCCCGCTGCGCGCGTCCCGGCTCGGGCACTGGGTGGGCGAGCACCGCTGGGCGATGGTCGACGGTTTCCTGGTGCGGCACGGCGGCAAGGCGGTGCTGCTGGGGCGGCTCACCGCACTGTTCCGTGCGCTCGTGCCGTCGATGGCCGGGATGAGCAGCATGCGCTACCGCACGTTCGTCGTCTGGAACGTCGCCGGTGGACTGATCTGGGCGCCGGGCTGCGTCCTGCTGGGGTTCGCCTTCTCCAAGTCGCTGTCCACCGTGGGCAGGACGCTGACCTGGGCACCGCTCGCGATCGTGGCGCTCGTGGTTCTCGGCTACGTCGCGCTGCACCTGCGCAAGCGGCGCATCGAGCGCGCCGAAGCAGACGCCTTCGCCGAGTCCGACGCCGCCAGCCCGAGACCCTGA
- a CDS encoding MarR family transcriptional regulator, producing the protein MRTTSRELRTEAATVCRAATALASRARVERAGHLSLNQTAVLGRLVTNGSMTPGDMADQLRTQPQSLTRTYAALEAAGYLERTADPTDGRQYLLVLTTAGRRALRAEFAPRDAWLARAMAQLLDDADRDVLVRAAAVMRRLADFEPGGAVTER; encoded by the coding sequence ATGCGTACCACTTCACGCGAGCTCAGGACCGAGGCCGCGACCGTGTGCCGGGCCGCGACCGCGCTCGCGTCCCGTGCCCGGGTTGAGCGCGCCGGCCACCTCAGCCTGAACCAGACCGCGGTGCTCGGCCGGCTGGTCACCAATGGCTCGATGACGCCGGGCGATATGGCCGACCAGCTGCGCACCCAGCCGCAGTCGCTCACCCGGACCTATGCCGCGCTGGAGGCAGCGGGCTACCTGGAGCGCACCGCCGATCCGACCGACGGCCGCCAGTACCTGCTGGTGTTGACGACCGCGGGCCGGCGCGCCCTGCGAGCGGAGTTCGCGCCACGCGATGCATGGCTCGCCCGGGCGATGGCGCAGCTGCTCGACGATGCCGACCGCGACGTGCTGGTCCGGGCCGCCGCGGTGATGCGACGGCTGGCCGACTTCGAACCCGGCGGCGCGGTGACGGAGCGATGA
- a CDS encoding mismatch-specific DNA-glycosylase gives MALPDVLTSGLRVVIVGTAPAAPARGHYYAGRGNLFWQLLHEAGLTAELLTPEQDRLVVRYGLGLTDLHKSVEVLGRERTVHWHIREFTAKLRRYRPQAVAFVSATAAGAYARGAGLRGLRPGPWGSTPWPVAGLPGFVLPGPSGANNGMPLPLRIALWRDLADFLDTHGPPPPTVRPAPSGPRLRWCGRLPPWCDQPRLPSPLV, from the coding sequence ATGGCCCTGCCGGACGTCCTCACCAGCGGGTTGCGCGTCGTGATCGTCGGGACCGCGCCCGCGGCGCCGGCTCGCGGACACTACTACGCCGGCCGCGGCAACCTGTTCTGGCAGTTGCTGCACGAGGCCGGGCTCACCGCGGAACTGCTCACGCCCGAGCAGGACAGGCTGGTGGTGCGCTACGGCCTCGGTCTGACCGACCTGCACAAGAGCGTCGAGGTGCTCGGCCGGGAACGCACCGTGCACTGGCACATCCGCGAGTTCACCGCCAAGCTCCGCCGGTACCGGCCGCAGGCGGTGGCGTTCGTCAGCGCGACGGCCGCGGGCGCGTACGCGCGCGGCGCGGGACTGCGCGGGCTGCGTCCCGGGCCCTGGGGCTCGACGCCGTGGCCGGTCGCCGGGCTGCCCGGGTTCGTGCTGCCGGGGCCGTCCGGCGCGAACAACGGGATGCCGCTGCCGCTGCGGATCGCGCTGTGGCGCGACCTGGCCGATTTCCTCGACACGCACGGCCCGCCTCCCCCCACGGTGCGACCAGCCCCGTCCGGGCCTCGCTTGCGCTGGTGCGGTCGCCTTCCCCCCTGGTGTGACCAACCCCGTCTGCCTTCCCCCCTCGTGTGA
- a CDS encoding RrF2 family transcriptional regulator produces MQISAKTDYAVRALLSLASHEPDLVKVEVVVGEQGLPRKFVEAILGELRRAGLVRSQRGADGGYALARPATEITIAAVIRAVDGPLAEVRGLRPHETTYAGVAEHLPDVWVAVRAALRSVLDETTLAQVLSGEFSPQVRTMLSAPDAWSAR; encoded by the coding sequence GTGCAGATCTCGGCGAAGACCGACTACGCGGTGCGGGCCTTGCTCTCGCTCGCCTCGCACGAACCGGACCTGGTCAAGGTCGAGGTCGTGGTGGGCGAGCAGGGACTGCCGCGCAAGTTCGTCGAGGCGATCCTGGGCGAACTGCGCCGGGCCGGCTTGGTCCGTAGCCAGCGCGGCGCCGACGGCGGGTATGCGCTCGCCCGTCCGGCCACCGAGATCACCATCGCGGCTGTCATCCGGGCCGTCGACGGCCCACTGGCCGAGGTGCGCGGGCTGCGGCCGCACGAGACGACCTATGCCGGGGTCGCCGAACACCTGCCCGACGTCTGGGTCGCGGTACGCGCGGCGCTGCGGTCGGTGCTGGACGAGACGACCCTGGCGCAGGTCCTCAGCGGTGAGTTCTCGCCCCAGGTGCGCACCATGCTCAGCGCCCCGGATGCCTGGTCGGCCCGCTGA
- a CDS encoding IS110 family RNA-guided transposase: MKSASTTPNSTLPDEPPNGLTGGLDWSRDDHAVSVVSDRGRELVRHTVQHTADGLRELVAVLIDAGCHEVAIERPDGPVVDALLAAGLTVVVINPNKVKNLRGRYGSAGNKDDRFDAFVLADTLRTDRARLRPLIPDTPPTVALRRAVRARRDLVANRVGTANQLRDHLKRVFPGAVGLFADLDSAISLAFLTRFTTQQQADWLTPIRLGTWLAKQGYSGKVDPAVLHARLLTAPRGPIGTEADAHAAITRGYVAVLTVLLEQIKALSTEIETQLASHADAHIFTSLPRAGKVRAARLLAEIGDCRARFPTRESLASLAGVTPSTRQSGKSHVVAFRWARDKQLRDAVTDFAGDTRRANPWAADLYNRARTRGHDHPHAVRILARARLNIIWHCWQTHQAYDPEQHLALQRILKQDQLEAA, translated from the coding sequence GTGAAGTCTGCCAGCACCACCCCGAACAGCACACTGCCCGACGAGCCGCCCAACGGTCTTACCGGCGGGTTGGATTGGTCGCGTGATGACCATGCCGTCTCGGTCGTTAGCGACCGCGGCCGCGAACTCGTCCGGCACACCGTCCAGCACACCGCCGACGGGTTGCGCGAGCTGGTCGCCGTCCTCATCGACGCCGGCTGTCACGAGGTCGCGATCGAACGCCCGGACGGGCCGGTAGTCGACGCGCTGCTCGCCGCTGGCCTGACCGTCGTGGTGATCAACCCGAACAAGGTCAAGAACCTGCGCGGTCGGTACGGCTCGGCCGGCAACAAGGACGACCGGTTCGACGCGTTCGTGCTGGCCGACACGCTGCGCACCGACCGAGCCCGGCTGCGACCTCTTATCCCCGACACTCCGCCCACCGTCGCGCTGCGCCGCGCCGTCCGCGCCCGTCGCGACCTGGTCGCCAACCGCGTCGGCACCGCGAACCAGCTGCGGGACCACCTCAAGCGAGTTTTCCCTGGCGCGGTCGGCCTGTTCGCCGATCTCGACAGTGCGATCAGCCTCGCCTTCCTGACCCGCTTCACCACTCAGCAGCAGGCCGACTGGCTCACCCCGATCCGCCTCGGAACCTGGCTGGCCAAGCAGGGTTACTCCGGCAAGGTCGATCCGGCGGTGTTGCACGCCCGCCTGCTCACCGCCCCGCGCGGCCCCATCGGCACCGAGGCCGACGCCCACGCTGCGATCACCCGCGGCTACGTCGCTGTGCTGACCGTGCTGCTCGAACAGATCAAAGCCCTCAGTACCGAGATCGAGACCCAGCTCGCCTCGCACGCTGACGCGCACATCTTCACCAGCCTGCCCCGCGCCGGAAAAGTCCGAGCCGCCCGGCTGCTCGCCGAGATCGGCGACTGCCGCGCCCGCTTCCCCACCCGAGAATCGCTGGCCAGCCTGGCCGGCGTCACACCCTCGACCCGACAATCGGGCAAGAGCCACGTCGTCGCGTTCCGCTGGGCCCGCGACAAACAACTGCGCGACGCCGTCACCGACTTCGCCGGCGACACCCGCCGCGCCAACCCCTGGGCTGCTGACCTCTACAACCGTGCCCGAACCCGCGGCCACGACCACCCCCACGCCGTCCGCATCCTCGCCCGCGCCCGGCTCAACATCATCTGGCACTGCTGGCAGACCCACCAGGCCTACGACCCCGAACAACACCTCGCGCTCCAACGCATCCTCAAGCAAGATCAACTCGAGGCGGCTTGA
- a CDS encoding GNAT family N-acetyltransferase gives MADVSVRAAREGDADEIGRIQVETWRTGYGSILPDPVLQSLTPELAAAAWRDAVLEPPSPRHHVLVAQEQTWTVGFAGFGPAADTVAAEPPTGDADPAEAAPAEDAVPEGTIEISPLLVEPRWGRRGHGSRLLAAVVDHARADGMQRAIVWIPEADTASREFYLSAGWAPDGLVRALDTGAGELREVRLHVSLAES, from the coding sequence ATGGCCGATGTGAGCGTGCGCGCGGCGCGGGAAGGTGACGCCGACGAGATCGGCCGGATCCAGGTCGAGACGTGGCGAACCGGGTACGGCTCGATCCTGCCCGATCCGGTTCTGCAGTCACTCACCCCCGAGCTGGCCGCCGCCGCCTGGCGCGATGCCGTCCTCGAGCCGCCGTCGCCGCGCCACCACGTGCTGGTGGCGCAGGAGCAGACCTGGACGGTCGGCTTCGCCGGCTTCGGCCCCGCCGCCGACACGGTCGCGGCCGAGCCGCCGACCGGGGACGCTGACCCCGCGGAAGCCGCCCCTGCCGAGGATGCCGTCCCGGAGGGCACTATCGAGATCAGCCCGCTGCTGGTCGAGCCGCGCTGGGGACGGCGGGGGCACGGGTCCCGGCTGCTCGCCGCGGTCGTGGACCACGCCCGCGCCGACGGGATGCAGCGCGCGATCGTGTGGATCCCGGAGGCGGACACCGCGTCGCGCGAGTTCTACCTGTCCGCCGGCTGGGCGCCCGACGGGCTGGTGCGCGCGCTTGACACCGGGGCCGGCGAACTGCGCGAGGTCCGGCTGCACGTGTCGCTGGCCGAGTCATGA
- a CDS encoding M16 family metallopeptidase, whose product MSSSRTARPVDRAVTRRLPATGGGVITRTVLPGGLRVVSEAMPGVRSVSVGVWVPVGSRDETSTLAGTSHFLEHLLFKGTATRSALDIASAMDAVGGEFNAFTEKEHTCFYATVLDRDLPLAVDIIADVVLNATITAQDVDVERSVVLEEIAMRDDDPADLVHDEFAAALHGDTPLGRPILGSVESIAGLTRRQIAGYYRRRYVPEAMVVSVAGNVAHAEVVRLLRRAFAGHLQPGRAPAPLRPSRIEVTDLPVRPTHVVAEDSEQANLLLGVHGVTRHDPRRWASGVLSAALGGGMSSRLFQKIREQRGLAYSVYTFNTGYSDSGQFGVYAGCQPGKADEVLGLMIAELDAAARGSLTAEEIARGKGQMRGSIVLGLEDSGSRMSRIGKSELAYGDVMGMDELLQRVDSVTPADVAAVAADLLGRPRCLTVVGPFGDHDFDGAL is encoded by the coding sequence ATGAGCTCGTCACGCACGGCACGTCCGGTCGACCGGGCCGTGACCCGGCGACTTCCCGCCACCGGAGGCGGCGTCATCACCCGAACCGTGCTGCCGGGCGGGCTGCGGGTGGTCAGCGAGGCGATGCCCGGAGTGCGCAGCGTCAGCGTCGGCGTCTGGGTGCCGGTGGGCTCGCGGGACGAGACCTCGACGCTCGCCGGGACCAGCCACTTCCTCGAGCACCTGCTGTTCAAGGGCACCGCCACCCGCTCGGCGCTCGACATCGCCAGCGCCATGGACGCGGTCGGCGGCGAGTTCAACGCGTTCACCGAGAAGGAGCACACCTGCTTCTACGCCACCGTCCTCGATCGCGACCTGCCGCTCGCGGTGGACATCATCGCCGACGTGGTGCTGAACGCGACGATCACCGCCCAGGACGTCGACGTCGAGCGCAGTGTCGTGCTCGAGGAGATCGCGATGCGCGACGACGATCCGGCCGACCTCGTGCACGACGAGTTCGCCGCCGCGCTGCACGGCGACACCCCCCTGGGCCGGCCGATCCTGGGCAGCGTCGAGTCGATCGCGGGGCTGACCCGGCGCCAGATCGCCGGCTACTACCGGCGCCGGTACGTGCCGGAGGCGATGGTGGTGTCGGTTGCGGGGAACGTCGCGCATGCCGAGGTCGTGCGGCTGCTGCGCCGCGCGTTCGCCGGACACCTGCAGCCGGGGCGCGCTCCCGCGCCGCTGCGTCCCAGCCGGATCGAGGTGACCGACCTGCCGGTGCGCCCGACGCACGTGGTCGCGGAGGACAGCGAGCAGGCGAATCTGCTGCTCGGCGTCCACGGTGTGACCAGGCACGATCCGCGGCGCTGGGCGTCCGGAGTGCTGTCCGCGGCACTCGGCGGCGGGATGAGTTCGCGGCTGTTCCAGAAGATCCGCGAGCAGCGCGGCCTGGCGTACTCGGTGTACACCTTCAACACCGGCTACTCCGACTCCGGCCAGTTCGGCGTGTACGCGGGTTGCCAGCCCGGCAAGGCCGACGAGGTGCTCGGGCTGATGATCGCCGAACTCGATGCGGCCGCCCGCGGCTCGCTGACCGCGGAGGAGATCGCCCGCGGCAAGGGGCAGATGCGCGGCTCGATCGTGCTGGGGCTCGAGGACTCCGGATCCCGGATGTCGCGGATCGGCAAGAGCGAACTGGCCTACGGCGACGTCATGGGCATGGACGAACTGCTGCAGCGGGTCGACTCGGTCACGCCGGCGGACGTCGCCGCGGTGGCCGCGGACCTGCTCGGCCGGCCGCGCTGCCTGACGGTGGTCGGCCCCTTCGGCGACCACGACTTCGACGGCGCACTGTAG
- the dapB gene encoding 4-hydroxy-tetrahydrodipicolinate reductase: MSEPIRVGVLGARGRMGAQVCKAVDAAGDLELVAMVDAGDWLFSVADAGAQVLVDFTHPDVVMDNVRFAVDQGMHAVVGTTGFTPDRLDTVRTWLADAPQLGVLIAPNFGIGAVLSMRFAQMAARFYESAEVIELHHPGKVDAPSGTAVHTAQLIAAARAEAGLAPPPDATSQSLDGARGADVDGVRVHAVRLAGMVAHQEILLGTEGETLSIRHDSLNRSSFMPGVLLAVRAIRSRPGLTVGLDPLLDL; encoded by the coding sequence ATGAGCGAGCCGATCCGGGTGGGCGTGCTCGGTGCGCGCGGGCGGATGGGTGCCCAGGTGTGCAAGGCGGTCGACGCTGCCGGCGACCTCGAGCTGGTCGCGATGGTCGACGCCGGCGACTGGCTGTTCAGCGTGGCCGACGCCGGCGCCCAGGTCCTCGTCGACTTCACCCACCCCGACGTTGTCATGGACAACGTCCGCTTCGCCGTCGACCAGGGCATGCACGCCGTCGTCGGCACGACCGGGTTCACGCCGGATCGGCTGGACACGGTGCGCACCTGGCTGGCCGACGCTCCCCAGCTCGGCGTGCTGATCGCGCCGAACTTCGGCATCGGCGCGGTGCTGTCGATGCGGTTCGCCCAGATGGCGGCCCGCTTCTACGAGTCGGCCGAGGTGATCGAGCTGCACCACCCGGGCAAGGTCGACGCGCCGAGCGGCACCGCCGTCCATACGGCCCAGCTGATCGCCGCCGCGCGTGCCGAGGCCGGGTTGGCGCCGCCGCCCGACGCGACCAGTCAGTCGCTGGACGGCGCGCGTGGCGCGGACGTGGACGGGGTGCGGGTGCACGCGGTGCGGCTGGCCGGGATGGTCGCGCACCAGGAGATCCTGCTCGGCACCGAGGGCGAGACGCTGTCCATCCGGCACGATTCGCTGAACCGGTCCTCGTTCATGCCCGGTGTGCTGCTCGCGGTACGCGCTATCCGGTCCCGTCCCGGTCTCACCGTCGGGCTGGACCCGCTGCTCGACCTGTGA
- a CDS encoding winged helix-turn-helix domain-containing protein: MAVPPRRVRALSASRARRIALAAQGFADPRPTGRVDARHLRRVLDRIAILQIDSVNVFSRAHYLPVFARLGPYPRALLDRLTAYTSAPVRPELFEYWAHAASLVPVRYQPLLRWRMERAHIEPWPAIRRIAQENPGLLEDCVRLVTEQGPIRAGDTGIARPAPRPGHMWNWHDGKTALEYLFYAGRVTTARRVNFERYYDLTERVLPSAVLAAPTPSRAEATRELVRLSARALGVATEPDLRDYFRLSHHDCKARVADLVETGELLPVAVDGWSAPAYLWHEARQPRQVRARALLSPFDSLIWFRERAERLFDLYYRIEIYTPAAKRVHGYYVLPFLLGESIVARVDLKSDRQSGVLRVQSAHSQDGADPNVVANQLAAELALTAQWLELDGIEVMPRGDLAPRLAKAVADI, translated from the coding sequence ATGGCCGTCCCGCCCCGTCGCGTGCGTGCGCTCTCGGCGTCGCGGGCGCGGCGCATCGCGCTCGCCGCCCAGGGTTTCGCCGACCCGCGGCCGACCGGCCGGGTCGACGCACGGCACCTGCGCCGGGTGCTCGACCGCATCGCGATCCTGCAGATCGACTCGGTCAACGTGTTCTCCCGGGCGCACTACCTGCCGGTGTTCGCCCGGCTCGGGCCGTACCCGCGCGCCCTGCTGGACCGGCTCACCGCGTATACCTCAGCCCCGGTGCGGCCGGAACTGTTCGAGTACTGGGCCCATGCCGCCTCGCTCGTTCCGGTGCGGTACCAGCCGTTGCTGCGCTGGCGGATGGAGCGCGCGCACATCGAGCCCTGGCCGGCGATCCGGCGCATCGCACAGGAGAATCCCGGCCTGCTCGAGGACTGCGTCAGGCTGGTCACCGAGCAGGGCCCGATCCGCGCCGGCGACACGGGCATCGCCCGGCCGGCTCCGCGTCCGGGGCACATGTGGAACTGGCACGACGGCAAGACCGCGCTGGAGTACCTGTTCTACGCCGGTCGGGTCACCACTGCGCGCCGCGTCAACTTCGAGCGGTACTACGACCTGACCGAGCGGGTGCTACCGTCCGCGGTCCTGGCAGCGCCCACGCCGTCGCGGGCCGAGGCGACCCGCGAGCTCGTCCGGCTGTCCGCGCGAGCCCTTGGAGTGGCGACGGAGCCGGACCTGCGCGACTACTTCCGGTTGAGCCACCACGACTGCAAGGCGCGCGTCGCCGACCTGGTGGAGACCGGCGAACTGCTCCCGGTTGCGGTGGACGGGTGGTCGGCGCCTGCCTACCTGTGGCACGAGGCGAGGCAGCCGCGGCAGGTCCGTGCTCGCGCCCTGCTGTCGCCGTTCGACTCGCTGATCTGGTTCCGCGAGCGTGCCGAGCGGCTCTTCGACCTGTACTACCGGATCGAGATCTACACGCCGGCGGCCAAGCGCGTGCACGGCTACTACGTCCTGCCGTTCCTGCTCGGCGAGTCGATCGTCGCGCGTGTCGATCTCAAGTCCGACCGCCAGAGCGGCGTGCTGCGCGTACAGAGCGCGCATTCGCAAGACGGCGCGGACCCGAACGTGGTCGCGAACCAGTTGGCCGCCGAACTCGCGCTGACAGCGCAATGGCTCGAACTGGACGGCATCGAGGTCATGCCCCGCGGCGATCTCGCGCCCCGGCTGGCGAAGGCGGTCGCCGACATTTAG
- a CDS encoding sulfate/molybdate ABC transporter ATP-binding protein, producing the protein MSIVATGITKRFGSFVALEDVDLDVRSGGLTALLGPSGGGKSTLLRIIGGLEDADVGSVRINGVDSTRIPAQRRNVGFVFQHYAAFKHMSVYRNVAFGLEIRKRPKAEIRARVDELLDLVHLAQFADRMPAQLSGGQRQRMALARALAVEPSVLLLDEPFGALDATVRKELRDWLRRLHDQVRVTTVFVTHDQQEALEVADEIVVINAGRIEQAGQPDELYDKPASDFVMRFLGPVTTLHGRLVRPHDIEVFGAAVEGAVQAQVARVQRVGFEVRAELELAGQTPWVQLTRGQAEALELAPGRGVWVRSPR; encoded by the coding sequence GTGAGCATCGTCGCCACCGGCATCACCAAGCGGTTCGGCTCGTTCGTCGCGCTGGAGGACGTCGATCTCGACGTGCGCAGCGGTGGCCTGACCGCGCTGTTGGGACCCAGCGGCGGCGGCAAGTCCACCTTGCTGCGCATCATCGGCGGGCTGGAGGACGCTGACGTCGGGTCGGTGCGCATCAACGGGGTGGACAGCACCCGGATTCCCGCGCAGCGCCGCAACGTCGGCTTCGTCTTCCAGCACTACGCGGCGTTCAAGCACATGTCGGTGTACCGCAACGTGGCGTTCGGGCTGGAGATCCGCAAGCGGCCCAAGGCCGAGATCCGCGCGCGGGTGGACGAGCTGCTCGACCTGGTGCACCTGGCGCAGTTCGCCGACCGGATGCCCGCGCAGCTGTCCGGCGGCCAGCGTCAGCGCATGGCACTGGCTCGCGCCCTCGCCGTCGAGCCGTCGGTCCTGCTGCTGGACGAGCCGTTCGGCGCGCTCGATGCCACGGTGCGCAAGGAGCTTCGCGACTGGCTGCGGCGGCTGCACGACCAGGTGCGCGTGACGACCGTGTTCGTGACGCACGACCAGCAGGAGGCCTTGGAGGTCGCCGACGAGATCGTGGTGATCAATGCCGGCCGGATCGAGCAGGCCGGCCAGCCCGATGAGCTGTACGACAAGCCCGCCTCGGACTTCGTGATGCGCTTCCTCGGCCCGGTCACCACGCTGCACGGACGGCTGGTGCGCCCGCACGACATCGAGGTCTTCGGCGCGGCCGTCGAAGGCGCGGTCCAGGCGCAGGTCGCACGCGTGCAGCGGGTCGGGTTCGAGGTCCGGGCCGAATTGGAGCTGGCCGGGCAGACGCCCTGGGTACAGCTGACACGGGGTCAGGCCGAGGCGCTGGAGCTGGCTCCCGGCCGCGGCGTCTGGGTGCGGAGCCCGCGTTAG